The Episyrphus balteatus chromosome 4, idEpiBalt1.1, whole genome shotgun sequence genome includes a window with the following:
- the LOC129919186 gene encoding trypsin delta-like, which translates to MSYKTVATIILLGLFIAVKGDEGDRIIGGKNVQIVEFPFQVSLQYNRQHICGGSLYDNDKVITAAHCVETFKARDLSVLTALLGTSSLSEGGVRMPIKSIVKHQYFNLTGDGSYDLAMFTLKNPVNFSSTIEPITLANKTPENGTQVYVVGWGVLKASDTKSSTKLQGVQLDFISRAACGQPPNFYKKEDITPTMICAGADPKGSCRGDSGGPMIDIKSNSLLGVVSWGSSVCAAGGFPGVYTNVVALKNWIISTAKAL; encoded by the coding sequence ATGTCTTATAAAACAGTTGCAACGATAATATTATTAGGTCTTTTTATTGCCGTAAAGGGTGATGAAGGTGATCGCATTATTGGAGGAAAAAATGTGCAAATCGTAGAGTTTCCATTCCAAGTGTCATTGCAGTATAATAGACAGCACATTTGTGGTGGTTCTCTTTACGATAACGACAAGGTAATTACAGCTGCACATTGTGTGGAAACGTTTAAAGCTCGCGATTTAAGTGTTTTGACAGCGCTTCTTGGTACATCCTCATTAAGCGAAGGAGGCGTAAGAATGCCTATTAAGTCGATCGTTAAACATCAGTACTTTAACCTTACCGGAGATGGCAGCTACGACCTAGCAATGTTTACATTAAAGAACCCTGTCAACTTCAGCAGCACCATAGAACCAATTACCTTGGCAAATAAAACTCCAGAAAATGGAACACAAGTTTATGTCGTTGGATGGGGTGTGCTTAAAGCTTCAGATACAAAATCCTCAACTAAACTACAAGGCGTTCAGCTTGATTTCATTTCAAGGGCGGCTTGCGGACAGCCTCCAAATTTCTACAAGAAAGAAGATATAACTCCCACAATGATTTGTGCTGGTGCCGACCCAAAAGGATCTTGCAGAGGGGATTCGGGGGGTCCAATGATTGATATTAAAAGTAATTCATTGTTGGGAGTTGTGTCATGGGGATCATCAGTGTGTGCTGCCGGAGGTTTCCCAGGTGTTTATACTAATGTTGTAGccttaaaaaattggattataAGTACAGCTAAGGccttataa